A stretch of DNA from Methanofollis sp.:
GGGGCGGTGGTTTCACCCTGGTCGCTTCGCCCTGCAGCGCCGCACCCTGATCGAATGATGGGTATCGCCTGGTTGTGCCTGTATTTTCCGACAGAACTTGTGTGTTCTGGCGGCTCACTGTCAGGTCCGCGTCCGGCGAGATCGGGGGAGATGTTTTCCACGGCCATATCCCTGATGATGCTGCCCACCACCTTTCCAATGGTTATGAGGGCTGAGCGCTCTTCCGGCGTGAATTCATGCCTTTGTGTGCTGGCCAGATTGAGTGCCCCGATCACCCGGTCCCCTGTGCAAAGGGGGATGCTGGCAAGGGAAGCGAACCCGAGTGTTTGGACCTTTTCCGGGCATGGCCTGACGCAGTCCGTGGTGAAGATCGGCCTTCCTTCGCTGACTACGGCAGTATAAAATGGGCTGTCGATTTCGATCTCTTCGACATCACTGAGCCCTATCGCCGGGATGCCGGAACTGCAGATCATCCTGACCGTTCTCTCCTCTCCATTGATGAGGTAAACCCATCCAATTGAGAAGTCCAGCGTGCTGAGGGTCGACTTCAGGGCCGACCGAAGAAAGGTGTGTAGGTTCTCCGTCCCGGTGACGGACATGAGGGGGCTTTCCGGGTTCGCACGGTTGGGGTAGTGTCTGTCCGGGTCTTTTTCTTCTCCTCTGTTCTGGTCATGGACCCTTTTGCAGGTGCCGTACGCTGGGGCGGAGGCAGGAGATGTTTGTAGGGATTTTTCCCTCTGGCCGGGCATGCTTTCATCTCGTCCGCGGGAATGGGGTTGCGGGTATACCGTGAATGCTCTTAATTACTATATATAATATTTGATTTTTCAATCGACCCGGAAATGAGAATTATTATATAATTTGCTAACTATGGTCGTGTCTTCCGAACAGGCCCGGCAAATCACTCTTCCGGAACGCCTGAAATCTTGCTCTCCAGATCATACGCCTCTCCCCTCTCTTTTTTCTCCTGAGACTTGAGTATTCTGGCGACAGGCAGCCTGATCATCGTCCGCAGCCCTCCCGCGGTCGAGAGGTTGCGCATCTCCCGCCGCACCTCGGAGAGGAGTTCGTGGATGACGATCCGCTCCTTCACCTCCCCTTCTTCATGAACAGCAGAGAGCCTGTGAAGGGAATACAGGCCGATGATGAAGGCGAAGAAGAAGAAGAAGTCCCAGTGCTGGAAGTCGAGGGTGTTCAGGACGATCGTGCCTGCCGGGTCTGTCCAGGTGAGGGTGAGGGAGGCCTCCCGTGCGGCGAAAAAATCAGCAAAGAGCCCGCCGACGATGGGGGCGACTCCTGCGGCAAGGTAGTTGGTGATGCTCGCGGCGGCGATGTACGAGGTGGCATGACCCTGGGGGGCGAGTTTGAGGCCGATGTAGTTGGTGGAGAGGGTGACCCCGGCCGTCGAGATGCCGGTGAGGATATGGATGACGATGAGGAGGGGGATGGTGAGGAAGTACGGCTCCGGGAGGGTGGTGAAAGTCCAGGCCAGGATCGCGATCATGAAGATCGGGCCGCTGATCTGGAGGACGGACTTGTGGCTGAGGTGGTCGGCGGTATGCCCCCACACCTTGAATGAGGCGACCGACGCGATCTGGCTGAGGACGGCGAGGGCGATCACCCACCCGATGTTCATGCCAAGTCTCTGGAGCATATAGACGG
This window harbors:
- a CDS encoding MFS transporter, translating into MDERRRGLRLVLQEGMVTQAMVTLTGGIFLVAFALQLGASNTIIGLLAAIPPLAELFQMPSVYLVTRIKNRRRLTVTASFLARSFWIVIAAIPFVVPPPAAVWTLVGAMCCYSILSGISHCAWNSWIHDLLPQTEIGDFFSKRMRLSTILAIILSLAAAFFIDFWKTETGGELTAYSVLFFGGYLAGMFGVYILSRTPEPLIQEEEVPKLRTILKEPASDRNFRNLLTFLGSWNFAINLAAPFFTVYMLQRLGMNIGWVIALAVLSQIASVASFKVWGHTADHLSHKSVLQISGPIFMIAILAWTFTTLPEPYFLTIPLLIVIHILTGISTAGVTLSTNYIGLKLAPQGHATSYIAAASITNYLAAGVAPIVGGLFADFFAAREASLTLTWTDPAGTIVLNTLDFQHWDFFFFFAFIIGLYSLHRLSAVHEEGEVKERIVIHELLSEVRREMRNLSTAGGLRTMIRLPVARILKSQEKKERGEAYDLESKISGVPEE